Genomic DNA from Telopea speciosissima isolate NSW1024214 ecotype Mountain lineage chromosome 2, Tspe_v1, whole genome shotgun sequence:
tacttcatTTAAGACAATTCACCGTACGATTCGTTTCCAAAAAAGCATTCTGAACGGTCAGATCTAATGACCACGGTGTCCAAAAACGTTACCCTTTATAGAATGAACAAATGCACTGTACTAGATACTCGACCATGTAAAATGCCCTAACGTCCGACGAGAAACAGGAGCATAAAGACAAGAAAAACTGAGGGAAGAGAGACAAACGAAACATAAAGTCGTGTTTGGAAGGATTGATTACCTTGGAAATGAGGACGTTAATTCCGGCGTGTTTATTATCCCAACCAAACTCATTAATGGTATCTCCTGCGTGCAAGACCACCTCGTTCCTCACTATATACTCTCTGTATTCGCGCCTTCTCGATGCCTTGTGTAACCATGCAGCTCCCCAAAGCAACTCATCCTATTAAAATACGACACGAAAgcacaaaaacataaaaataaaaaactaaccAAACTTTATGCCGATCGGACGGTAGATCACTAGATCATCAATCTTCTCACCTGGTACCCATTCACATCACAGTAGAACGGGCACACAACATGCTTCAAGCTCGTACTGTACGCACCTCGGTATTTGTCAGCAAACTCGAACACCTGGAAGACCCGTTAGTTCAAAGTTGAAATTACCGTGAGATATTGACCGGAATAGGATAGATTCAGTGTAAAACAGAACGTACATTAACGGCTCTGTCAAGTAGGAGACGGGAGTACGCAGGGTCACGTGATCGGAACACGATTGAAGCAGCAGCTAAAGCAGCGGCAGTTTCTCCTGCCACGTCAGATCCAGGGTGGGCCCGGTCGATCTTGAAAGCCGTGCGAAGAGTGTCCATATCTTCCGGCCGTTCCCAACAGTTGTGATCGGAGAGAGCGTCACCCACCTGGACATAAACGGTTTCCGGCACCGCTGTTACTTTCAAGAGGTAATCTGTCGCCCATTTAACGGACTTGACGGCATTTTTCAGCTCAGGGCCCATGTTCTTGCCGAAATCGATAATGCTCCATGACAGCAATGTTGTCGTGAAAGCCATCGGAAAGCCGAACTTGATGTTGTCGCCGGCGTCGTAGTAACCACCGGTCAGGTCAAGCTGTAACGAGAAAATGTAGGTTATTATCGGTGACAGAAAGGTGTAACGAACTTTTTTAACTAACTTACCCCAACGGAAGCGCCGTCTCTGAGAGCGGAATCGCGGCGCCACTTGACGCGTTGATCCGGAGGGAGCTTACCGGAGCGTTGGCCTTCGAAGAAGAGAATGCTCTTACGTAAGGCGCCGGAGTAGTCATGGCCACCGGAGGCAGCAGCGGAAGGAGGATGAAATGCCGCCACTACGAAAA
This window encodes:
- the LOC122649571 gene encoding endoglucanase 8-like — encoded protein: MAPITRRSPPSFPALLHFIFLFVVAAFHPPSAAASGGHDYSGALRKSILFFEGQRSGKLPPDQRVKWRRDSALRDGASVGLDLTGGYYDAGDNIKFGFPMAFTTTLLSWSIIDFGKNMGPELKNAVKSVKWATDYLLKVTAVPETVYVQVGDALSDHNCWERPEDMDTLRTAFKIDRAHPGSDVAGETAAALAAASIVFRSRDPAYSRLLLDRAVNVFEFADKYRGAYSTSLKHVVCPFYCDVNGYQDELLWGAAWLHKASRRREYREYIVRNEVVLHAGDTINEFGWDNKHAGINVLISKEVLMGKADYFNSFKQNADGFICSILPGISHPQVQYSPGGLIFKAGGSNMQHVTSLSFLLLAYSNYLSHSNKFVPCGDTLATSAQLKRLAQRQVDYILGDNPVRMSYMVGYSARYPQRIHHRASSLPSVGTHPTHIGCKEGSRYYLSPNPNPNVLVGAVVGGPNSTDDFPDSRPFFQESEPTTYINAPLVGLLAYFSAHP